A single genomic interval of Cucumis sativus cultivar 9930 chromosome 5, Cucumber_9930_V3, whole genome shotgun sequence harbors:
- the LOC101213931 gene encoding uncharacterized protein LOC101213931 isoform X2, with product MAKSLPSPARFQQFAKLVFSSKNPQSQPKKSRIRASPSETPISGSVRVISEPNKNKYMEEEEKNRTPLADVVSDCVKRWFQDTLKEAKAGDTSMQVLVGQMFCSGYGVPKNTKKGLAWIYRASKYQASVWKASDRHPGYLATDSESSDRRVKRDNVR from the exons ATGGCAAAATCGCTTCCATCGCCAGCTCGCTTTCAGCAATTCGCTAAGCTTGTCTTCTCCTCCAAAAACCCCCAATCACAACCCAAGAAGTCTCGGATCCGAGCTTCTCCTTCCGAAACTCCGATTTCCGGTTCCGTTCGAGTCATCTCCGAGCCGAATAAGAACAAGTAcatggaggaggaggagaagaacCGGACTCCTTTGGCTGATGTGGTTTCGGATTGTGTCAAGCGGTGGTTTCAGGACACGCTCAAGGAGGCCAAAGCCGGGGATACGTCGATGCAAGTCTTGGTTGGCCAGATGTTTTGCTCCGGCTATGGAGTTCCTAAGAACACGAAGAAG GGACTTGCTTGGATCTATCGAGCTTCAAAATATCAGGCATCAGTTTGGAAAGCAAGCGATAGACATCCAG GTTATCTTGCAACCGATTCAGAATCAAGCGATAGGAGGGTGAAACGAGATAACGTCAGATGA
- the LOC101213931 gene encoding uncharacterized protein LOC101213931 isoform X1, with amino-acid sequence MAKSLPSPARFQQFAKLVFSSKNPQSQPKKSRIRASPSETPISGSVRVISEPNKNKYMEEEEKNRTPLADVVSDCVKRWFQDTLKEAKAGDTSMQVLVGQMFCSGYGVPKNTKKGLAWIYRASKYQASVWKASDRHPGIQILQSLIGNNLSTLHFYFFCSLGYLATDSESSDRRVKRDNVR; translated from the exons ATGGCAAAATCGCTTCCATCGCCAGCTCGCTTTCAGCAATTCGCTAAGCTTGTCTTCTCCTCCAAAAACCCCCAATCACAACCCAAGAAGTCTCGGATCCGAGCTTCTCCTTCCGAAACTCCGATTTCCGGTTCCGTTCGAGTCATCTCCGAGCCGAATAAGAACAAGTAcatggaggaggaggagaagaacCGGACTCCTTTGGCTGATGTGGTTTCGGATTGTGTCAAGCGGTGGTTTCAGGACACGCTCAAGGAGGCCAAAGCCGGGGATACGTCGATGCAAGTCTTGGTTGGCCAGATGTTTTGCTCCGGCTATGGAGTTCCTAAGAACACGAAGAAG GGACTTGCTTGGATCTATCGAGCTTCAAAATATCAGGCATCAGTTTGGAAAGCAAGCGATAGACATCCAGGTATTCAAATTCTACAAAGTTTGATTGGCAATAATCTTTCTACATTGcatttttacttcttttgttctttagGTTATCTTGCAACCGATTCAGAATCAAGCGATAGGAGGGTGAAACGAGATAACGTCAGATGA